A region of Vigna radiata var. radiata cultivar VC1973A chromosome 10, Vradiata_ver6, whole genome shotgun sequence DNA encodes the following proteins:
- the LOC106775179 gene encoding uncharacterized protein LOC106775179 has translation MAAESSRRNPKRPFVEEDDELSKKPPAKRVRFPKGKKVKPGDEVVDKGNVEEGEVDLMNPQVAAKAAKERANLRNQFTAELFSEDTGGIGIDLSVGEVTYEDSENFVDDGIQIEPFNLDKEREEGYFDAAGNFVEYVRENEIKDAWLDNIEVDPKYSALKSVPTNDVDEGPPDLSSKDIAVMKRRIANVLEPGETVLQALRRLKGNSDRKAKMSAETKVVFDQLTEDAMKLMENGEYNVYHEKREVFDREAEGYEKLARAKEGTSNQHLASGEASSNGEGDYDMFADEDDNSKPSADENNAVSQSSPDAINSGIEGGALQNDYVYDESSGYYYSSNLGYYYDPNTGLYCSAASGQWYSFNEETSTYEEIDEAASNVN, from the exons ATGGCGGCAGAATCATCTCGCAGAAACCCCAAACGTCCATTTGTGGAAGAAGATGACGAATTAAGCAAAAAACCACc AGCAAAAAGGGTTAGGTTTCCAAAGGGCAAGAAAGTGAAGCCAGGAGATGAAGTTGTGGACAAAGGAAATGTCGAGGAGGGTGAAGTTGACTTAATGAATCCCCAAGTAGCTGCCAAAGCTGCCAAAGAGCGGGCAAATCTAAGAAATCAATTTACTGCTGAACTCTTTAGTGAGGACACTGGAGGTATCGGAATAGACTTATCAGTTGGTGAAGTGACATATGAg GATAGCGAGAATTTCGTTGATGACGGGATTCAAATTGAGCCTTTCAACCTAgataaagaaagggaagaaggtTATTTTGATGCAGCAGGAAATTTTGTTGAGTATGTAAGAGAGAATGAGATTAAG GATGCGTGGCTTGATAATATTGAAGTTGATCCAAAATATTCTGCATTAAAATCTGTACCAACTAATGATGTGGATGAGGGCCCGCCGGACCTTTCTTCTAAAGATATTGCCGTCATGAAGAGGCGGATTGCAAATGTTCTTGAACCTGGAGAAACG GTTTTGCAAGCCTTGAGAAGGCTAAAAGGTAACAGTGACAGAAAGGCAAAAATGTCTGCTGAGACTAAGGTTGTATTTGACCAACTAACTGAGGATGCTATGAAGCTGATGGAGAATGGTGAATACA ATGTTTATCATGAAAAGCGAGAGGTTTTTGATCGTGAAGCGG AAGGATATGAGAAGTTAGCCCGGGCAAAAGAAGGCACGTCAAATCAACATTTGGCTAGCGGAGAAGCCTCTAGCAATGGTGAAGGTGATTATGATATGTTTGCCGACGAGGATGATAACAGTAAGCCATCTGCAGATGAAAATAATGCAGTTAGTCAATCTTCACCGGATGCCATAAATTCTGGCATTGAAG GTGGAGCATTGCAAAATGATTATGTGTATGATGAATCTTCTGG GTACTATTATAGTAGCAATTTGGGCTATTATTATGATCCAAATACTGGGCTTTATTGCTCTGCAGCATCAGGACAATG